In Cicer arietinum cultivar CDC Frontier isolate Library 1 chromosome 7, Cicar.CDCFrontier_v2.0, whole genome shotgun sequence, the genomic window TATCGAGAGTGCCAAGAAGGAACTTGCGAATTACCTCCCTCCTGATGTTATTCAATTTGCTTTGGCCAATCCTGATGCTTTCTTTGCTCAACAAAACAACCCTAACTCTTCTCCACTAGAAAGCCAGACGATTACCCGTAATGCTCAACAGATGCCAACTCAGAATTTTATTCCTGATATTCAGCAGATGACAACCGTCCCTCCACAAAATTTCAACGGTGGATCCAGAGGAGAGTTGGTTAATTGTGACACTCAACATACCCCAATTGTTCCTTCACATAATCATTGGGAAAATTTGGGGTTTCACGACACTCAACAGACGCCAATTGTTCCTCCAAAGAATGATGGAGGAAATTTTGTAATTGGCAACACTCAACAACAACCAACTATTCCTCGGGAGAATATAATGGGTCGCAGAAGACAGATGACCATTCGTCACAATTTTCGTAGGCAAAATTATCTCAACGATAACTTTGACTATAGTATCCATGATGATTTATTTGGCGATGATGGTGATGGTGGTGGGCTAGGACACCATTTGCGGGTTCATGATCCTAGTCGTAGACATGTTCGATTACCATTTGATGGTTTTGACAATAGTAGCAGTTTCGATTACCAGAATCATCAACAACGGAAACACAACTAATAGATACATGTTCCCATTCAGATGCAGAACAAtacatcaataaaaataatcatacaTTG contains:
- the LOC101511490 gene encoding uncharacterized protein — translated: MAIDRPCAACKYLRRKCEENCDLAPYFPPEHPQHFSNVHAVFGKSNVSKLLSEVNVEQRQEAVKSLVYEAQARMKDPIYGCVGLVSLLQQRLREIQADIESAKKELANYLPPDVIQFALANPDAFFAQQNNPNSSPLESQTITRNAQQMPTQNFIPDIQQMTTVPPQNFNGGSRGELVNCDTQHTPIVPSHNHWENLGFHDTQQTPIVPPKNDGGNFVIGNTQQQPTIPRENIMGRRRQMTIRHNFRRQNYLNDNFDYSIHDDLFGDDGDGGGLGHHLRVHDPSRRHVRLPFDGFDNSSSFDYQNHQQRKHN